A genomic segment from Lutibacter sp. A80 encodes:
- a CDS encoding RagB/SusD family nutrient uptake outer membrane protein produces MKKIIKYISILGVALVCFTSCELTTPIDEIELQYQLEAEAAISNEGSADLALAGAYSSLKEEPTFMLGIPSALSGLAGTAGAYYKDEISSWMANEPLNKEEAGDNLTFSGMAGLYRAINDANWIIEKVGELSEGSFSTPQRKAEMLGEAYGIRALSHFYLLRYYGQWYDTSSIYGIALRLEPIRDGSALPRNTVTETYAQIHSDLDFAIANAPDLNMNSGYMNKIGARAIKAKAYLYAGDYGMAASTAKALIDGAGGTYGLSSTYNEIFDNTSQAMFNNPEILFGLRGTLEAPLPNTVWAFAYTINGAYTGNLSSGSMTVGSQTINYDLDRINSTIGGGFYGLTTLKVPSFFAAGEDDSLVYYARMAEVYLIYAEAEARNSNSVTTDALDALNAIRLRAGATDTGGDGFEIYPATITLDQFLEAVRIEKSIELLAETGEEWFDMVRYDWVDGFGTGFQVSDYKPSATNSDKFILPFSKLTIDAGFNIEIQNPSYE; encoded by the coding sequence ATTACAATACCAATTAGAAGCAGAAGCTGCCATTAGTAATGAAGGGTCAGCAGATTTAGCATTAGCTGGGGCCTACTCTAGTTTAAAAGAAGAACCTACATTTATGTTAGGTATACCAAGCGCGTTAAGCGGTTTAGCAGGAACTGCAGGTGCTTATTATAAGGATGAAATTTCTTCTTGGATGGCAAATGAACCCTTGAATAAGGAGGAAGCTGGTGATAACCTTACATTTTCTGGAATGGCTGGGCTTTATAGAGCAATTAATGATGCCAATTGGATTATTGAAAAAGTTGGTGAATTAAGTGAAGGGAGTTTTTCAACCCCACAACGTAAGGCTGAAATGTTAGGAGAAGCTTATGGAATTAGAGCATTGTCTCATTTTTACTTATTACGTTATTATGGTCAATGGTATGATACTTCTTCTATTTACGGTATTGCATTAAGATTAGAACCTATTAGAGATGGTAGTGCTTTACCAAGAAATACAGTGACCGAAACGTATGCACAAATTCATAGTGATCTTGACTTTGCTATTGCAAATGCACCTGATTTAAATATGAATAGCGGTTATATGAATAAAATTGGTGCAAGGGCTATAAAAGCCAAAGCTTATTTATATGCCGGTGATTATGGAATGGCTGCTAGCACAGCAAAAGCTTTAATAGATGGGGCTGGAGGAACATATGGTTTATCTTCAACATATAATGAAATTTTTGATAATACCTCACAAGCAATGTTTAACAATCCTGAAATTTTATTTGGATTAAGAGGAACATTAGAAGCTCCATTACCAAATACAGTATGGGCTTTCGCTTACACAATAAATGGTGCATATACTGGTAATTTATCATCTGGATCAATGACTGTTGGTTCTCAAACCATAAATTACGATTTAGATAGAATTAATAGTACTATTGGAGGTGGTTTTTATGGTCTAACTACATTAAAAGTACCTAGTTTCTTCGCTGCAGGTGAAGATGATTCTCTTGTATATTATGCTCGTATGGCTGAAGTTTATTTAATTTATGCTGAAGCTGAAGCTCGTAATTCTAATAGTGTAACAACCGATGCTTTAGACGCTTTAAATGCCATTAGATTAAGAGCCGGTGCAACTGATACTGGAGGTGATGGATTTGAAATTTACCCAGCAACAATTACTTTAGATCAGTTCTTAGAAGCTGTTAGAATTGAAAAATCAATTGAACTATTAGCTGAAACAGGTGAAGAATGGTTTGATATGGTACGTTATGATTGGGTAGATGGTTTTGGAACAGGTTTCCAAGTATCTGACTATAAACCATCTGCAACAAATTCTGACAAATTTATATTACCATTTTCAAAACTTACTATTGATGCTGGTTTTAATATAGAAATTCAAAACCCTAGCTACGAATAA